The DNA window TGACCATATAATACGTCGTTTTCAAGTCCTTAAAACCAAGCCCCTCGAGAAATTTTGCAGCGTTGTCGACTGCGCGGTCGGCATCGATGTTGGCGCCGCCGATGGCACGGTTATTGGTCATATAGACCGGTATTCCGCCGGCTTTTGTCACGGCGACACTGATTTCACCGGCGAAGAAGCAATAGGACGGCATCGTGCTGTTTTCCATGCCGGGTGTTCCGAGTTCGCTTGCGGGCAATCCCGATACCTTGGAGGCAACCGCGGCGGCATAGGCCTCGTCGACATCGGAAAGGCCTTCGGTGAATTTCGGGGTTTGGTTCAGAAGATGGTCGGAAAACGGCCCGTCATAGATCAGCGAGGGATAACCGCTGAAGCCCGCTTCGAGATCGCCGTAGCCGTCGCCCATGCTCTTTTCGCTGCTGGGATCCTCGTCACCGCCCTCGGGTGAAGCGTTGACCGCCTGTTCCTGCGACTGGCCCTCTTCGTTGCCCATATTTTCCTTTTCCATGATTTGTTTGACCTGTCCTTTGAGGAATTCTTCGTCCATGATAATTGAACGCATCACCTCAATCTCATCAGACATTGTCGTACTGTACTCGGAGAGCTTGCGCATATTTTCCCATTCCTCGTCGGTGATCGAGCCGCCGGTGGTCAGCTTCTTGTTCAGTGACAGCGAATATTCGCCGACCTGTGACAGAAACTTGTAGGTGTTAGTCAGATCGACTCCTGCCTGCGGCAAAATCGCAAGATTGCTCTTGGCCTGTGCGGCGTCGGTGGAAAGCTTATTGACCGTAGCTAAAAACTGCGCTTTGGTGCCGGCGTAAATGCCTTTTGTCAATTCTGTGTTGATCGATTGGGTATAATAACCCAAGTCGTCGAGTGCGCGCATATAGGAGTACTGGAGCGCGGTTTTGAAGTTGTTGGCGACGACATAGCCGCTGATGGCGAAACAAACGGATACGAACAGCGCGCCGAATACAAAGGTCACCACGCGAATCAGCGAGCGCCGCGATAAAATTCTGATCGGATGCAAGATAAACCCTCCATTAAATGAGATTCGACATCATTTTTTCCCACTCTTGGGGAAATATCCGTTTTCCGACAAAAAAGGGGCTTTCGGGTTGAAATCGGCGGGAAATTCTGCTATAATCTCAAGGTATCAAGAGCGATTTTATTTGCGCTCGGACAAACGCCGGAAAGGAACTGCAAACATGTATAAAGATTATCTTGACAGTATCGGTTTTGTAAAGAAATTCGACCCCGAGGTCGGGGCGTCGATGGAGGCGGAACTGGCGCGCCAGCAGCGCAACATCGAGCTGATTGCTTCGGAGAATTTCGTATCGGGCGCCGTGATGGCGGCGATGGGCAGCGTTTTGACCAACAAGTATGCGGAGGGGTATCCCGATAAGCGCTATTACGGCGGCTGCCAGTGCGTCGACATCACCGAGAACATCGCAAGAGAGCGCGCCAAGAAGCTCTTCGGCGCGGACCATGCCAACGTCCAGCCCCATTCCGGCGCGCAGGCCAATTTCGCGGTCTATTTTGCGCTCGCTAAACCCGGCGACACCATCATGGGTATGTCGCTGGCACACGGCGGCCACCTGACCCACGGTTCTCCGGTCAACGTGAGCGGCAAATATTTTAATTTCGTCTCCTACGGCGTAGACGAGACCACCGGGCGCATCGACTATGAAGCGCTCGAAAAACTGGCCAAAGAGAGCAAGCCCAAGATCATCGTGGCGGGCGCAAGTGCTTATCCGCGCGAGATCGATTTTAAACGGATGGGTGAGATCGCAAAAGAAGTCGATGCTTATTTTATGGTCGACATGGCCCATATCGCCGGACTGGTTGCGGCGGGCCTGCACATGTCCCCGATCCCCTATGCCGACGTCGTCACAACCACGACTCACAAGACCCTGCGCGGACCGCGCGGCGGCATGATTTTATGCAAAGAAGAACTCGCCAAAGCGATTGATAAATCTATTTTCCCGGGTACCCAGGGCGGTCCGCTGATGCACATCATCGCGGCCAAAGCCGTCTGCTTCGGCGAAGCGCTGTCCGACGATTTCAAGATCTATCAGGGACAGATTGTCAAGAACGCCAAGACATTGGCCGACGGCCTGCTCGCACGCGGGTTCGATCTGGTCAGCGGCGGAACAGACAACCATTTGATGCTGGTCGATCTGCGCAAATTCGACGTCACCGGCGTCGATATGCAGCACAAGCTTGACGAGGTCTTTATCACCGCCAACAAGAACGCCATCCCCGGCGATCCCCAGAAGCCGATGGTCACGAGCGGCATCCGTCTCGGCACCCCAGCGGCCACGACCAGAGGGCTCGACGAAAACGACTTCAAGGAAGTCGCGGAGCTGATCTATCTGACCGCATCGGATTTCGAAGCCAAGAAACAGGAGATCATCGATCGGGTCGACGCCATCTGCGCAAAATATCCGCTCTATCGCTGAGTCAATTTAGGAGAATTCATGGAAAGCACGCTTGCCCCTCTCGCCGAACGGATGCGGCCGACCACTTTATCGGAAGTGGTCGGGCAGCGCCATATCGTCGGACCGGGAAGCGTGCTTTCCCGTATGGTTGAACAGCAAAAAATCAGCAACATGATCTTCTTCGGCCCGCCCGGCACCGGCAAGACCACGGTGGCTAATATCGCCGCAAAGGCCGCCGGAAAGCGGCTGTATAAACTCAACGGCACGACATCTTCGACCGCCGACGTCAAACAGATTGTCGAAGAACTCGATTCGCTGCTCGGCGCGGACGGCGTGGTGGTCTATCTCGATGAGATTCAATACTTTAACAAAAAGCAGCAGCAGACCCTGCTGTCCTATATGGAAAACGGCCGCATCACATTAATTGCGTCGACGACCGAAAATCCGTTTTTTTACGTCTATCCGGCCATTTTATCCCGCAGCGCGGTGTTTGAATTCAAGCCGGTCACCGAGGACGACATCAAGGAAGACCTCGAACGCGCCGCGCAGTTTATCCAAACAGAGCAGGAGATCGCCGTTGAGTTTCAGGGCGATTCGCTCTCATTGCTGGCGGCTGCCGGAGGCGGTGATCTGCGGCGTTCGATCAACTGTTTCGAACTGGCTGTGCAAATCGCAACGGAAAATAACAAAGCTGTTTTGACCGACGAACTGATCAAGAGCATGTCGGTCGGTGCGCCGATCTTTCACGACAAAGACGGCGATTCGCATTACGATTTATTATCCGCGTTTCAAAAGTCCCTGCGCGGCAGCGACGAAAATGCGGGCGTGTACTATTTGGCACGGCTGCTCGAGGGTGGAGACCTGATTGGGGCTTGCCGGCGGCTGATGGTCACGGCAGCCGAGGATATCGGATTGGCATATCCGCAGGCGCTTTCGATCGTCAAATCGGCGGTGGATATGGCGCTGCAGCTCGGAATGCCCGAGGCGCGTATCCCGTTGGCCGATGCGGTGATTTTACTTTGCACTTCGCCCAAGTCGAACAGCGGCATTTGCGCGATTGACGCGGCGCTTGCCGACATCCGTTCCGGCAGACCCGGCAATATCCCCGACAATCTGCGGGACGCGCATTATGAAGGCGCGAAAAAACTCGGACACGGTAAGGGCTATGTCTATCCGCACAGTTATCCGGGGCATTATTTTGAACAGCAGTATCTCCCAGACGCGCTGAAAAACCAAAAATATTATCAATTCGGGGACAACAAGACGGAGCAGGCGGCAAAGGCCTATTCCGACAAGATCAAGGGCGGGCATTAGCGATGGATTTTATCAAACTGAACGTCGGCGACAAGGTGAAGATGCGCAAAAAACACCCCTGCGGCAGTGACGTGTTCACGGTCAAACGCACGGGCGTTGACATCCGCCTCGAATGCACCGGCTGCGGCCGCCAGATCATGGCGCCGCGCGAGGAAATTTTAAAAAAGATAAAATCCATTGTGAAGGAAGAAGTTTAAAATATGTTTGAAAAATTGACCGCCACCCGCGACAGATATGACGAAATCGCCCAAAAACTCATCGACCCGGAGGTCTGCGCCGACATCGCGACCTACACCAAGTTGATGAAAGAATATAAAGACCTGACCCCGCTGATGACCCAGTATAGTGCCTTTCTAAAGGCCGAACAGGAAATCGCCGACGCCGAGGAGATGATGAGTGGCGCCGACCCCGATTTCAAGGCCATTCTCAGCGAAGAGATCGAGGCCCAGAAAGAACTTCGGGAAAAAGCGGCGGAGGAACTCAAAATTTTGCTTTTGCCCCGCGACCCCAACGACGACAAAAACGTCATCGTCGAGATTCGCGGCGGCGCGGGCGGCGAAGAGGCCTCTTTATTTGCCAATTCGCTGTACCGCATGTACACGATGTATGCCGAATCCAAGCGTTTTAAGGCCGAGGTGCTGTCGCTCAACGAGACCGAACTCGGCGGCATCAAGGAGATCAGTTTTAATATCTCCGGCGACGGCGCCTATTCGCGTTTCAAGTTCGAAAGCGGTGTCCATCGGGTGCAGCGCGTGCCCGAGACCGAAGCCGGCGGACGCATCCACACCTCGACCGTGACGGTTGCGGTGCTGCCCGAGGCCGAGGACATTGAGGTTGAGATCAACCCCGACGACCTGCAGATTGATACCTACCGCAGCGGCGCGGGCGGTCAGCATGTCAATAAGACCGAGTCAGCCATCCGCATCACCCACATTCCGACCGGCACCATCGTTGAGTGTCAGGACGAGCGCAGCCAATTCAAAAATAAAGAACGCGCGATGAAGATTCTTCGCAGCCGCATTTACGAGCAGCAGCAGCAAAAACAGACCGCAGAAATTGCCGCCGAACGCCGTTCTCAGGTCGGCAGCGGCGACCGTTCCGAGCGCATCCGGACTTATAATTTTCCGCAAGGCAGGGTGACCGATCACCGCATCGGGCTGACGCTGTATAAAATCGACGCGATTATGAACGGCGACCTCGATGAATTAATCGACGCACTGATCACCGCCGACCGCGCCGCAAAGTTGGGAGAAGGCGAAACCGAATGAGACAGGACAAGACCAAACGCGTAAAGTTTGCCGAGAAAATGCTCGACCGAATCGCGCGTAATAAAAAGTATAAAACCCAAATCGTCCCCGCTGACGATGACGGAATCGCAAAAGCCGAAAAACTGCTCTCGTCCGGACAAGTGGTCGCGGTGGCGACCGAGACGGTCTACGGGCTTGCGGCTTCGGCGTTTCACGACGGCGCGGTCAAAAAGATTTTTATCGCCAAAGGTAGACCGCAGAACAACCCCTTGATCGTGCATATCACGACCCTGAACATGGTCTATCCGCTGGTGACCGAAATCCCGGCAAAACTCAAAAAATTGGCCGAGACCTTCTGGCCCGGCCCGCTGACCATCGTGATGAAAAAGAGCGGCCTGATTCCGCCGGTTGTGACCGGAGGGCTCGATACCGTCGCCATCCGTATGCCGTCGCACCCCTCGATCCGCAAATTGATTGACGCCTGCGGCTATCCGCTGGCGGCGCCGTCGGCCAACAGCAGCGGCATGCCGTCCCCAACGACCGCGCAACACGTTTTTGATGATTTGAACGGCAAAATCCCGCTGATTTTGGACGGCGGCACCTGTGAGGTCGGCGTCGAATCGACCGTGATCTCACTGGCGGGCGAAAAACCGATTTTACTGCGCCCGGGCGCAATCACACTGGAACAGCTGCAGGCGGTTTTGGGTGAAGTCGAGGTGGCAAAAGGCGTTGACGAGGCCCCGTCTGAGGATGATGCACCGCTTTCACCCGGCATGAGCTACCGCCACTACAGCCCCAAGGCCAAAGTGACACTCGTAGTCGGCAGCGAAGACGCCTATTTAAATTATTTATCCGAACACAACGGCGAAAACGTCTGGGCGCTCTGTTTCGGACACGAGGGCGAAAAGAGCGGGCTGCCGTATCTGTCGCTCGGTGAATTCGAAGACAGCGTCTCGGCACAGCACAATCTGTTTGCAGCTCTGCGTATGGCGGACGAAAAGGGAGCGGCGCAGGTCATCGCGCGCTGCCCCAAGAAAAACGGCGAGTGGTATGCGCTGTTCAACCGCCTGCAGCGCTCGGCGGGATTTACAGTGATCGAGATTTAGAATATTTTCAGAGGGGATTTTGCTTTAAAGGCATAAAGGGGGTGTCGTTCATGAATAAAATCATCGGCGTGACAGGTCCGAGCGGTGCGGGGAAAGGGCAGTTTTGCGCTTATCTCGCGGATTTGGGCTGCACCGTGATCGACAGCGATAAGATTGCCCATTCGGTGACCAAAAAGGGTTCAGAGTGCTTGAACGACTTGGTGAAAGCGTTCGGAACAGAAATCCTGTCCAAAGACGGACGGCTGAACCGTCGCAAACTCGCTTCAATCGCCTTTTCCGACCCGAAAAAGACCCAAACGCTCAACCAAATCACCCACCCGGCGATTTTGAAAATCATCGACGATAAAATAAAAAAAGCGAAAAGCACCGTCGCGCTGGACGCACCGCTGCTCTACGAGGGCGGGCTGGATGCGATCTGCGACGTTGTGGCGGTCATAGACGCCGACGAAGAGACGCGGCTTTCCCGCATCATGGCGCGCGATCATATGACCCGCGAAGCCGCTTTGACCCGCTTAAAAGCGAAAAAGCCCCTTGAACCCACTGCAAAAATGCGTTATTATATCAACAACGGCACCAAAGAACAGTTGGGCGTTTTTGCCCGCGAAGTGTTCGAATCGGTCACAAGATTGAAATAGATAGGAGTTAATACAATGCCTGAAACAAAAACAGAGAGCGAATTTGAAAAGCTGAAAAAAGAACTTTTTATGGATCCCAAGCACCTCGGAACCACCCTCGGTGAGGACGAATTGAAACAGACGGACGACTTCTGCGAGGGTTATAAAAAGTTCCTCGACAGCGGCAAGACCGAGCGGGAAGCCGTCAAAGCCGCCGTCGCCATCGCCGAAAAATCCGGCTTTAAACCGATGGATCGGGCGAAAAAATACAAGGCCGGCGACAAATTTTATTTCAATAATCGCGG is part of the Oscillospiraceae bacterium genome and encodes:
- a CDS encoding germination protein YpeB, with protein sequence MHPIRILSRRSLIRVVTFVFGALFVSVCFAISGYVVANNFKTALQYSYMRALDDLGYYTQSINTELTKGIYAGTKAQFLATVNKLSTDAAQAKSNLAILPQAGVDLTNTYKFLSQVGEYSLSLNKKLTTGGSITDEEWENMRKLSEYSTTMSDEIEVMRSIIMDEEFLKGQVKQIMEKENMGNEEGQSQEQAVNASPEGGDEDPSSEKSMGDGYGDLEAGFSGYPSLIYDGPFSDHLLNQTPKFTEGLSDVDEAYAAAVASKVSGLPASELGTPGMENSTMPSYCFFAGEISVAVTKAGGIPVYMTNNRAIGGANIDADRAVDNAAKFLEGLGFKDLKTTYYMVSDNVCTINFASSIGSTVVYPDLIKVLVALDNGSICGYDARGYIMNHKARTLPADIISKTEGLKSVSPKLSVESVETAIIPTDSGKEVFCYEYKCRGQEDERILAYIDAQTGEAVKLLILLESENGSLTI
- the glyA gene encoding serine hydroxymethyltransferase; its protein translation is MYKDYLDSIGFVKKFDPEVGASMEAELARQQRNIELIASENFVSGAVMAAMGSVLTNKYAEGYPDKRYYGGCQCVDITENIARERAKKLFGADHANVQPHSGAQANFAVYFALAKPGDTIMGMSLAHGGHLTHGSPVNVSGKYFNFVSYGVDETTGRIDYEALEKLAKESKPKIIVAGASAYPREIDFKRMGEIAKEVDAYFMVDMAHIAGLVAAGLHMSPIPYADVVTTTTHKTLRGPRGGMILCKEELAKAIDKSIFPGTQGGPLMHIIAAKAVCFGEALSDDFKIYQGQIVKNAKTLADGLLARGFDLVSGGTDNHLMLVDLRKFDVTGVDMQHKLDEVFITANKNAIPGDPQKPMVTSGIRLGTPAATTRGLDENDFKEVAELIYLTASDFEAKKQEIIDRVDAICAKYPLYR
- a CDS encoding replication-associated recombination protein A, with the translated sequence MESTLAPLAERMRPTTLSEVVGQRHIVGPGSVLSRMVEQQKISNMIFFGPPGTGKTTVANIAAKAAGKRLYKLNGTTSSTADVKQIVEELDSLLGADGVVVYLDEIQYFNKKQQQTLLSYMENGRITLIASTTENPFFYVYPAILSRSAVFEFKPVTEDDIKEDLERAAQFIQTEQEIAVEFQGDSLSLLAAAGGGDLRRSINCFELAVQIATENNKAVLTDELIKSMSVGAPIFHDKDGDSHYDLLSAFQKSLRGSDENAGVYYLARLLEGGDLIGACRRLMVTAAEDIGLAYPQALSIVKSAVDMALQLGMPEARIPLADAVILLCTSPKSNSGICAIDAALADIRSGRPGNIPDNLRDAHYEGAKKLGHGKGYVYPHSYPGHYFEQQYLPDALKNQKYYQFGDNKTEQAAKAYSDKIKGGH
- a CDS encoding DUF951 domain-containing protein, with translation MDFIKLNVGDKVKMRKKHPCGSDVFTVKRTGVDIRLECTGCGRQIMAPREEILKKIKSIVKEEV
- the prfA gene encoding peptide chain release factor 1, whose protein sequence is MFEKLTATRDRYDEIAQKLIDPEVCADIATYTKLMKEYKDLTPLMTQYSAFLKAEQEIADAEEMMSGADPDFKAILSEEIEAQKELREKAAEELKILLLPRDPNDDKNVIVEIRGGAGGEEASLFANSLYRMYTMYAESKRFKAEVLSLNETELGGIKEISFNISGDGAYSRFKFESGVHRVQRVPETEAGGRIHTSTVTVAVLPEAEDIEVEINPDDLQIDTYRSGAGGQHVNKTESAIRITHIPTGTIVECQDERSQFKNKERAMKILRSRIYEQQQQKQTAEIAAERRSQVGSGDRSERIRTYNFPQGRVTDHRIGLTLYKIDAIMNGDLDELIDALITADRAAKLGEGETE
- a CDS encoding L-threonylcarbamoyladenylate synthase, producing MRQDKTKRVKFAEKMLDRIARNKKYKTQIVPADDDGIAKAEKLLSSGQVVAVATETVYGLAASAFHDGAVKKIFIAKGRPQNNPLIVHITTLNMVYPLVTEIPAKLKKLAETFWPGPLTIVMKKSGLIPPVVTGGLDTVAIRMPSHPSIRKLIDACGYPLAAPSANSSGMPSPTTAQHVFDDLNGKIPLILDGGTCEVGVESTVISLAGEKPILLRPGAITLEQLQAVLGEVEVAKGVDEAPSEDDAPLSPGMSYRHYSPKAKVTLVVGSEDAYLNYLSEHNGENVWALCFGHEGEKSGLPYLSLGEFEDSVSAQHNLFAALRMADEKGAAQVIARCPKKNGEWYALFNRLQRSAGFTVIEI
- the coaE gene encoding dephospho-CoA kinase (Dephospho-CoA kinase (CoaE) performs the final step in coenzyme A biosynthesis.) → MNKIIGVTGPSGAGKGQFCAYLADLGCTVIDSDKIAHSVTKKGSECLNDLVKAFGTEILSKDGRLNRRKLASIAFSDPKKTQTLNQITHPAILKIIDDKIKKAKSTVALDAPLLYEGGLDAICDVVAVIDADEETRLSRIMARDHMTREAALTRLKAKKPLEPTAKMRYYINNGTKEQLGVFAREVFESVTRLK